TGTGGGTATTGGCGCGTAGATCCCTTCCAGTTTCAAGGCGGCACTTCCTTTCCCAAAAATTTCGCTTCCGACAGGTCTCCATTATAATGGAACCGCAGGCCTATTCCCCATGATTTCGGAGGTCGGCGCTATGGAGGACCTTAGAGTCGGTACCTGTTCCTGGACCGATCGATCGCTCGTTGGCAGCGGATGGTACCCGGATAATGCCAGGGACCCCTATTCAAGGCTTCGACACTACGCGAACTTTTTCGATACCGTCGAGGTCGATAGCACCTTCTACGCCATCCCCGGCGAGGAGGTTTTCTACCAGTGGGCCGCCAGAACGACGCCGGGTTTTCTTTTCAACATAAAGGCCTTCGGCCTTTTCACTTTTCACACTCTCTCCGTAACGGCCCTTCCCCGAGAACTAATGCCCCCCGGCATCTCCAAAGGTTCCAGGTTGCGGATCTGGGAGATCCCGAAGGATGCCCGCATAGCGCTCTGGGATAGATTCATCTCCCGCGTTCTCGTGCTCAACAGCCTGAACAGGTTGGGTTACCTGCTCTTTCAATTCCCCCCCTGGATCGTCTTTTCCGAAAGAAACCTCAACTGGTTCAAAAGGATTGCGAAACTGGCCTCACCGGCCAGGGTGGCCATCGAGATCAGGCACCGATCATGGCTTGAGAAAGGCAACCGCGAGAGGTTCCTCGATCTTCTGAGGGACCAGAATATGGCTTTCACCGCCGTGGATGAACCCAGCCTGGAATGGACCGTTCCGCCC
Above is a genomic segment from Thermovirga sp. containing:
- a CDS encoding DUF72 domain-containing protein encodes the protein MEDLRVGTCSWTDRSLVGSGWYPDNARDPYSRLRHYANFFDTVEVDSTFYAIPGEEVFYQWAARTTPGFLFNIKAFGLFTFHTLSVTALPRELMPPGISKGSRLRIWEIPKDARIALWDRFISRVLVLNSLNRLGYLLFQFPPWIVFSERNLNWFKRIAKLASPARVAIEIRHRSWLEKGNRERFLDLLRDQNMAFTAVDEPSLEWTVPPEWHITATWGTVLRFHGRNAPAWNKRDAKVAERFNYLYDITELAPFSEKAKVFAKDVGRVFLMFNNCFRDNAVRNALEMRALLGVDVGDRGQEMLNLWDMSPGKSAAAGSKNSKTPRGTRE